A single region of the Mycobacterium avium subsp. avium genome encodes:
- a CDS encoding virulence factor Mce family protein, whose translation MSTIFDIRNLRLPKVSARVLVIAALAAVFVFIAAVAGVQLYRKLTTTAVVAYFSETLALYPGDRVQIMGVRVGSIDKIEPAGDKMRVTLHYNNKYRVPANATASILNPSLVASRTIQLSPPYTGGPVLRDGAVIPIERTRVPVEWDQLRDSINAILRQLGPTPQQPAGPFGDIIESAADNLSGKGKQVNETLNSLSQALTALNEGRGDFVAITKSLARFVTALYQHKQQFVALNDNLAQFTDWFTQSDHQVSDTITHLDQVLDAARKFVNDNAPGLTHDVGNLADVTTTILQPEPRDGLETALHVLPTFAGNFNNLYQPAHSSLVGLFVFPNFANPIHFLCSAIQAGSRLGYQDSAELCAQYLAPVLDAIKFNYPPAGLNPFNSAATLPKEVAYSEERLRPPPGYKDTTVPGIFARDTPFSHGNHEPGWVVAPGMQGTDVQPFTAGMLTPESLAELMGGPDTAPPPPGVTAAGPPNAYDESNPPSPPWFSRPTPPGPGR comes from the coding sequence ATGAGCACCATCTTCGACATCCGAAACCTGCGGCTGCCCAAGGTGTCCGCCCGGGTGCTGGTGATCGCGGCGCTGGCGGCGGTCTTCGTCTTCATCGCGGCCGTCGCCGGCGTCCAGCTGTACCGCAAGCTCACCACGACCGCGGTCGTGGCCTACTTCTCCGAGACGCTGGCGCTGTATCCCGGCGACCGGGTGCAGATCATGGGCGTGCGGGTGGGTTCGATCGACAAGATCGAGCCGGCCGGCGACAAGATGCGAGTCACTTTGCACTACAACAACAAATACCGTGTCCCGGCGAACGCGACCGCGTCGATCCTCAACCCCAGCCTGGTGGCCTCGCGCACCATCCAGCTGTCGCCGCCCTACACCGGCGGGCCGGTGCTGCGCGACGGCGCGGTCATCCCGATCGAGCGCACCCGGGTGCCCGTCGAGTGGGATCAGCTGCGAGACTCCATCAACGCCATCCTGCGCCAGCTCGGCCCCACCCCCCAGCAGCCGGCGGGGCCGTTCGGTGACATCATCGAATCGGCCGCCGACAATCTGTCCGGCAAGGGCAAACAGGTCAACGAGACCCTGAACAGCCTGTCGCAGGCGCTGACCGCGCTCAACGAGGGCCGCGGCGATTTCGTCGCCATCACCAAGAGCCTGGCCCGGTTCGTCACCGCGCTGTACCAGCACAAGCAACAGTTCGTCGCGCTCAACGACAACCTGGCCCAGTTCACCGACTGGTTCACCCAATCCGACCACCAGGTGAGCGACACCATCACCCATCTCGACCAGGTGCTGGACGCGGCCCGAAAGTTCGTGAACGACAACGCACCCGGACTGACCCACGACGTCGGCAACCTCGCCGACGTGACCACCACGATCCTGCAACCCGAGCCGCGCGACGGCCTGGAAACCGCGCTGCACGTGCTGCCCACCTTCGCCGGCAACTTCAACAACCTCTACCAGCCGGCGCACAGTTCGCTGGTCGGCCTGTTCGTGTTCCCCAACTTCGCCAACCCGATCCACTTCCTGTGCAGCGCCATTCAGGCCGGCAGCCGGCTGGGCTACCAGGACTCGGCCGAACTGTGCGCACAGTATCTGGCCCCGGTTCTCGACGCCATCAAGTTCAATTACCCACCGGCCGGCCTGAACCCGTTCAACTCGGCGGCCACCCTGCCCAAGGAGGTGGCTTACTCCGAGGAGCGACTGCGCCCGCCGCCCGGATACAAGGACACCACCGTCCCGGGCATCTTCGCCCGCGACACCCCGTTCTCCCACGGCAACCACGAGCCGGGCTGGGTGGTCGCGCCGGGAATGCAGGGCACCGACGTCCAGCCGTTCACCGCCGGCATGCTCACCCCCGAATCGCTGGCCGAGCTCATGGGTGGCCCGGACACCGCGCCGCCGCCGCCGGGGGTCACCGCCGCCGGACCGCCGAACGCCTACGACGAGTCGAATCCGCCGTCGCCGCCGTGGTTTTCGCGGCCCACACCGCCGGGGCCGGGCCGGTGA
- the recD gene encoding exodeoxyribonuclease V subunit alpha codes for MFDAGPLRPFADAGIFEAADIRVAQRLTALTGESDDRVALAVALLVRALRGGSVCVDLRAVPAQVGAADLPWPAAGDWLAAVRASPLLGPPPVLRFFGDLLYFDRYWLEEEQVCTDLLALSAPAGDVESSCYERLFPPGYEEQRAAARIAVSQALTVLTGGPGTGKTTTVARLLALLVEQAERAGEPRPRIALAAPTGKAAARLAEAVAAEIEHLDPADRARLAGLTGTTLHRLLGPRPDTSVRFKHNRGNRLPHDIIVVDETSMVSLTMMARLAEAVRPDTRLILVGDPDQLASVEAGAVLADLVDGLAGRAGVRVAALATPHRFGSAIGALAAAIRAGDADRVVELLAAGGEHIEWVDSERPADRLREVLVSHALRLRSAALLGAAQAALATLDEHRLLCAHRDGPHGAVRWNTLVHNWIAEETGQPAWSQWYAGRPLLVTANDYGLRLYNGDTGVTVAGADGLRAVIAGAAGPLDFATSRLGEVETMHAMTIHKSQGSQADEVTVLIPAEDSRLLTRELFYTAVTRAKSRVRVVGPEASVRAAIERRAIRATGLRQRLRAVG; via the coding sequence GTGTTTGACGCCGGGCCGCTGCGCCCGTTCGCCGACGCCGGCATCTTCGAAGCAGCGGATATCCGCGTGGCGCAACGGCTTACCGCGCTCACCGGCGAGTCCGACGATCGGGTGGCGCTGGCCGTCGCCCTGCTGGTGCGCGCGCTGCGGGGCGGTTCGGTGTGCGTCGATCTGCGGGCGGTGCCGGCACAGGTCGGCGCGGCGGACCTGCCCTGGCCCGCCGCCGGCGACTGGCTGGCCGCGGTGCGGGCCAGCCCGCTGCTCGGGCCGCCGCCGGTGCTGCGGTTCTTCGGCGATCTGCTCTACTTCGACCGGTACTGGCTGGAGGAAGAGCAGGTGTGCACCGATCTGCTGGCCCTGTCGGCGCCGGCGGGCGATGTCGAATCCTCTTGCTACGAAAGGCTTTTCCCGCCCGGCTACGAAGAACAGCGGGCGGCCGCCCGGATCGCGGTGTCCCAGGCGCTCACCGTGCTGACCGGCGGGCCGGGCACCGGCAAGACCACCACGGTCGCGCGGCTGCTCGCCCTGCTGGTCGAGCAGGCCGAGCGCGCCGGTGAGCCGCGGCCGAGGATCGCGCTGGCCGCCCCGACCGGCAAGGCGGCCGCGCGGCTGGCTGAGGCGGTGGCCGCCGAGATCGAGCACCTCGACCCGGCCGACCGGGCGCGGCTGGCCGGGCTGACCGGCACCACGCTGCACCGGCTGCTGGGGCCGCGCCCCGATACGTCGGTGCGGTTCAAGCACAATCGCGGCAACCGGCTGCCGCACGACATCATCGTGGTCGACGAGACGTCGATGGTGTCGTTGACCATGATGGCCCGGCTGGCCGAAGCCGTCCGGCCGGACACCCGGCTGATCCTGGTCGGCGATCCCGACCAGTTGGCCTCGGTGGAGGCGGGCGCCGTGCTGGCCGATCTGGTCGACGGGCTGGCCGGCCGCGCCGGGGTGCGGGTCGCCGCGCTGGCCACCCCGCACCGGTTCGGCAGCGCGATCGGCGCGCTGGCCGCGGCGATCCGGGCCGGCGACGCCGACCGGGTGGTGGAGTTGTTGGCGGCCGGCGGTGAGCACATCGAGTGGGTGGATTCCGAACGCCCGGCCGACCGGCTGCGCGAGGTGCTGGTGTCGCACGCGCTGCGGTTGCGCTCGGCGGCGCTGCTGGGCGCGGCTCAGGCCGCGCTGGCCACGCTGGACGAGCACCGGCTGCTGTGTGCGCACCGCGACGGGCCGCACGGGGCGGTGCGGTGGAACACGTTGGTGCACAACTGGATTGCCGAAGAAACCGGTCAGCCGGCCTGGTCGCAATGGTATGCCGGGCGTCCGCTGCTGGTGACGGCGAACGACTACGGGCTGCGTCTGTACAACGGCGACACCGGCGTGACGGTGGCCGGTGCGGACGGGCTGCGGGCCGTCATCGCCGGTGCGGCCGGCCCGCTGGACTTCGCCACCAGCCGGCTCGGCGAGGTGGAGACGATGCACGCCATGACCATCCACAAGAGTCAGGGCAGCCAGGCCGACGAGGTGACGGTGCTGATACCGGCGGAGGATTCGCGGCTGCTGACCCGGGAACTGTTCTACACGGCGGTGACCCGGGCCAAGAGCAGGGTGCGGGTGGTGGGGCCCGAGGCGTCGGTGCGGGCCGCGATCGAGCGCCGGGCGATCCGGGCCACCGGATTGCGGCAGCGGCTGCGGGCGGTCGGGTGA
- a CDS encoding MCE family protein — MLPRMIKTQLVLLTAVAVAAVVVLGWYYLRIPSLAGIGRYTLYVELPQSGGLYRTANVTYRGITIGKVTGVEPTERGARATMSIEDDYRIPADAAAHVHSVSAVGEQYVDLVSTAGREPYLVDGQTIHKSTVPSQIGPALDAANRGLAVLPRDKIASLLYETSQAVGGLGPSLRRLVDATQAIAHDFRGSIDHVDDIVERSAPIIDSQADSADTLGRWAANLNTLAAQTARQDPALRSILANAAPTAEQVRATFGGVRESLPQTLANLEVVIDMLKRYHNGVEQALVFLPQSGAIAQSVTAQSPGQAALGVGAISLNQPPPCLTGFLPASQWRAPADTSTAPLPAGTYCKIPMDATNVVRGARNYPCVDVPGKRAATPRECRSTEPYVPQGTNPWYGDPDQILTCPAPSARCDQPVKPGLVIPAPSVDNGLNPLPADRLPGTPPPISDPLQRPGSGTVVCNGQQPNPCTYTPSALYDVRSGTVVGPDGVVYSVANSATIGDEGWKTMLGQAR, encoded by the coding sequence ATGCTGCCCCGCATGATCAAAACCCAGCTGGTGCTGCTGACGGCGGTGGCGGTGGCCGCGGTGGTCGTCCTCGGCTGGTACTACCTGCGGATCCCGAGCCTGGCCGGCATCGGCCGCTACACCCTGTACGTCGAATTGCCGCAATCCGGCGGCCTGTACCGGACCGCCAACGTCACCTACCGGGGAATCACCATCGGCAAGGTCACCGGCGTCGAGCCGACCGAGCGTGGCGCGCGGGCGACGATGAGCATCGAGGACGACTACCGGATCCCGGCCGATGCGGCCGCCCACGTGCATTCGGTCTCGGCGGTGGGCGAGCAGTACGTCGACCTGGTCTCGACCGCCGGGCGCGAACCGTATCTGGTCGACGGGCAGACCATCCACAAAAGCACGGTGCCCAGCCAGATCGGTCCCGCGCTGGACGCCGCCAACCGCGGACTGGCGGTGCTGCCCCGGGACAAGATCGCCTCGCTGCTCTACGAAACCTCGCAGGCGGTCGGTGGCCTGGGGCCGTCGCTGCGGCGCCTGGTGGATGCCACCCAGGCGATCGCCCACGACTTCCGGGGCAGCATCGACCACGTCGACGACATCGTCGAGCGCTCGGCACCGATCATCGACAGCCAGGCCGATTCCGCTGACACGCTTGGGCGTTGGGCCGCCAACCTGAACACGTTGGCCGCCCAGACCGCGCGGCAGGACCCGGCGCTGCGCAGCATCCTGGCCAACGCGGCGCCGACGGCCGAGCAGGTGCGGGCCACGTTCGGCGGTGTGCGGGAGTCGCTGCCGCAGACGCTGGCCAATCTCGAGGTCGTGATCGACATGCTCAAGCGCTATCACAACGGCGTCGAGCAGGCGTTGGTGTTCCTGCCGCAGTCCGGCGCGATCGCCCAGTCGGTGACCGCGCAATCGCCGGGCCAGGCCGCACTGGGCGTCGGCGCCATCTCACTCAACCAGCCGCCGCCCTGCCTGACCGGTTTCCTGCCGGCATCGCAGTGGCGCGCCCCGGCGGACACCAGCACGGCGCCGCTGCCGGCCGGCACCTACTGCAAGATCCCGATGGACGCCACCAATGTCGTTCGGGGAGCCCGCAATTACCCGTGCGTGGACGTGCCGGGCAAGCGGGCGGCCACACCGCGGGAGTGCCGCAGCACCGAACCCTATGTGCCGCAGGGCACCAACCCCTGGTACGGCGACCCCGACCAGATACTGACCTGTCCCGCGCCGAGCGCGCGGTGCGACCAACCGGTGAAGCCGGGCCTGGTGATCCCCGCACCCTCGGTCGACAACGGCCTCAATCCGCTGCCCGCCGACCGGCTGCCGGGCACCCCACCGCCGATCAGCGACCCGCTGCAGCGGCCGGGATCGGGCACCGTGGTGTGCAACGGGCAGCAGCCCAACCCGTGCACGTACACCCCCAGCGCGCTCTACGACGTGCGCAGCGGCACGGTGGTGGGCCCCGACGGGGTGGTGTATTCGGTGGCCAATTCGGCCACCATCGGCGACGAGGGGTGGAAGACGATGCTGGGACAGGCCCGCTGA
- a CDS encoding MCE family protein → MRITGTAVKLVVFWSVLAMFTVMIIVVFGQVRFDRTTGYSAVFTDAGGLRAGQFVRASGVEVGKVAAVTLSDKDSRVLVEFNVDRSLALDQGTTASIRYLNLIGDRYLELKRGTSGHRLPPGGRIPVEHTQPALDLDALIGGFRPLFQALDPNKVDSIAQSIITVFQGQGATITDILDQTAALTAALADRDKAIGEVINNLNTVLATTVKHEKEFDRTVDKLELLITGLKNRADPLAAAAAHISDAAATVAGLLGEDRPSLHGTLGHLEGIQQALINDLPTVDNVLEKLPGAFRVIGRAGGIYGDFYNFYLCDISIKVNGLQPGGPVRTIKLFGQPTGRCTPQ, encoded by the coding sequence ATGAGAATCACCGGTACCGCAGTCAAACTCGTCGTCTTCTGGTCCGTGCTGGCGATGTTCACAGTGATGATCATCGTCGTGTTCGGCCAGGTCCGATTCGATCGGACCACCGGCTACTCCGCGGTGTTCACCGACGCCGGCGGGTTACGGGCCGGGCAATTCGTGCGCGCCTCCGGGGTGGAGGTGGGCAAGGTCGCCGCCGTGACGCTGTCCGACAAGGACAGCCGGGTGTTGGTGGAGTTCAACGTGGACCGCTCACTGGCACTGGACCAGGGCACCACCGCGTCGATCCGCTACCTCAACCTGATCGGCGACCGCTATCTGGAACTCAAGCGCGGCACCAGCGGCCACCGGCTGCCCCCGGGCGGCCGCATCCCCGTCGAGCACACTCAGCCGGCGTTGGATCTCGACGCGCTGATCGGCGGATTCCGGCCGCTGTTCCAGGCTTTGGACCCGAACAAGGTCGACAGCATCGCCCAGTCCATCATCACCGTGTTCCAGGGACAGGGCGCCACCATCACCGACATCCTCGACCAGACCGCGGCGCTGACCGCCGCGCTGGCCGACCGCGACAAGGCGATCGGCGAGGTGATCAACAACCTGAACACCGTGCTGGCCACCACCGTCAAGCACGAGAAGGAGTTCGACCGAACGGTCGACAAGTTGGAACTGCTGATCACCGGATTGAAGAACCGGGCCGACCCGCTGGCCGCGGCCGCGGCACACATCAGCGACGCGGCCGCAACCGTGGCCGGGCTGCTCGGCGAGGACCGGCCGTCATTGCACGGCACCCTCGGACACCTCGAGGGCATCCAGCAAGCGCTCATCAACGACCTGCCCACCGTCGACAACGTGCTGGAGAAACTGCCGGGCGCGTTCCGCGTCATCGGCCGCGCCGGCGGCATCTACGGCGACTTCTACAACTTCTACCTGTGTGACATCTCGATCAAAGTCAACGGATTACAGCCCGGCGGTCCGGTACGCACCATCAAGCTCTTCGGACAGCCGACCGGGAGGTGCACGCCGCAATGA
- a CDS encoding virulence factor Mce family protein: MRTLTEFNRTRVGLMGALVTVLVVGVGQSFTSVPMLFATPTYYAQFTDAGGINVGDKVQIAGVNVGLVSSLVIRGDRVLVGFSMPGKTIGAQSRAAIRTDTFLGRKNMAIQPRGADPLPPNGIIPSGQTTTPYQIYDAFVDVTKAATDWNIDVVKRSLNVLSETFDQTAPHLKAALDGVARFSGTIGNRDEQIKQLLTNADKITRVLGDRSGQVDALLVNANTLLAAFRQRSQALSALLSNVSAVSTQVSGFIKENPDAHQVLRQLGTVSDELVKRKKELSDVLVLVSRYTASLTEAVASGPFFKAIVANLLPYQVLQPWVDAAFKKRGIDPENFWRSAGLPAFRWPDPNGTRLPNGAPPPAPPVAEGTPAHPGPAVPPGSPCSYTPAADSPPRPGNPLPCALSGQGPFGPVPDGFPAPLDVETSPPAPDGPPPSPGVPSAGRPGEAPPDVPGTPVPLPAHAPPGARTENPPDATGGSTR, from the coding sequence ATGAGGACGCTGACCGAGTTCAACCGCACCCGGGTCGGCCTGATGGGCGCGCTGGTGACGGTGCTGGTGGTCGGTGTGGGACAAAGCTTTACCAGCGTGCCGATGCTGTTCGCCACGCCGACCTACTACGCGCAATTCACCGACGCCGGCGGTATCAACGTCGGCGACAAGGTGCAGATCGCCGGGGTGAACGTGGGATTGGTGAGTTCGCTGGTGATCCGCGGCGACCGGGTGCTGGTCGGCTTCTCGATGCCCGGCAAGACGATCGGCGCGCAGAGCCGGGCGGCGATCCGCACCGACACCTTCCTGGGACGCAAGAACATGGCCATCCAGCCGCGCGGCGCGGATCCGTTGCCGCCCAACGGGATAATCCCGTCCGGGCAGACCACCACGCCCTACCAGATCTACGACGCGTTCGTCGACGTCACCAAGGCGGCCACGGACTGGAACATCGACGTCGTCAAGCGGTCGTTGAACGTGTTGTCGGAGACCTTCGATCAGACCGCGCCGCACCTGAAGGCCGCCCTCGACGGGGTGGCCAGATTCTCCGGCACCATCGGCAACCGGGACGAACAGATCAAACAACTGCTGACCAACGCCGACAAGATCACGCGAGTGCTCGGCGACCGCAGCGGGCAGGTCGACGCCCTGCTGGTCAACGCCAACACCCTGCTCGCCGCGTTCCGGCAGCGCAGCCAGGCGCTGAGCGCCCTGCTGAGCAACGTGTCGGCGGTGTCCACCCAGGTGTCGGGATTCATCAAGGAAAACCCCGATGCGCACCAGGTGCTGCGGCAGCTGGGCACCGTCAGCGACGAGCTGGTCAAGCGCAAGAAGGAACTCTCCGATGTGCTCGTCCTGGTCAGCAGGTACACCGCGTCGCTGACCGAAGCCGTCGCCTCCGGCCCGTTCTTCAAGGCGATCGTGGCGAATCTGCTTCCCTACCAAGTACTTCAGCCGTGGGTCGACGCGGCATTCAAGAAACGGGGCATCGACCCGGAGAACTTCTGGCGCAGCGCCGGGCTGCCGGCGTTCCGCTGGCCCGACCCCAACGGCACCCGGTTGCCCAACGGCGCGCCACCGCCGGCCCCGCCGGTGGCCGAGGGCACCCCGGCCCATCCCGGCCCGGCCGTCCCACCCGGGTCGCCGTGTTCGTACACGCCGGCCGCCGACAGCCCGCCGCGGCCGGGAAATCCGTTGCCGTGCGCGCTTTCCGGTCAGGGGCCGTTCGGCCCGGTCCCCGACGGCTTCCCGGCCCCGCTGGATGTCGAGACGTCGCCGCCGGCGCCGGACGGGCCGCCGCCGTCGCCCGGGGTGCCGAGCGCGGGACGCCCGGGTGAGGCCCCGCCCGACGTCCCCGGCACCCCGGTGCCGCTGCCGGCGCACGCCCCACCGGGGGCGCGCACCGAGAACCCGCCCGACGCGACAGGGGGGAGCACCCGATGA
- a CDS encoding MCE family protein — protein MATPVPQRGRRAWVYVEGVFLLLVCALVLALVYLQFRGDFTPKTKLTMVATRAGLVMETGSKVTYNGVAIGRVADISEIERDGAPAAKLVLDVDPRYVNLIPANVVATIEAATLFGNKYVSLSAPENPSRQRISPRDVIDARSVTTEFNTLFETVTSIAEKVSPIELNATLSALAQALDGLGGKFGESIVNGNQILAQLNPRMPQIRYDVRRLADLAGAYTKAAPDLLDFLSNAVTTARTLTRQQGDLDAALLAAVGVGHEGEDIFARGGPYLARGAADLVPTAELLDTYSPELFCMIRNFHDAAPEVAKAAGGNGYSLAAAGSIVGAPNPYVYPDNLPRVNAHGGPGGRPGCWQKITRDLWPAPYLVMDTGASLAPYNHLEIGQPLATEFVWGRQYGENTINP, from the coding sequence ATGGCGACACCGGTGCCGCAGCGGGGCCGACGCGCCTGGGTGTACGTCGAGGGGGTGTTCCTGCTGCTGGTCTGTGCGCTGGTTCTGGCCTTGGTATACCTGCAATTTCGCGGGGACTTCACCCCCAAGACCAAGCTCACCATGGTCGCCACCCGGGCCGGCCTGGTGATGGAGACGGGATCCAAGGTCACCTACAACGGCGTCGCGATCGGCCGGGTGGCCGACATCTCGGAGATCGAGCGCGACGGCGCCCCCGCGGCCAAACTGGTGCTGGACGTGGATCCGCGCTATGTCAATCTGATTCCGGCGAACGTGGTGGCCACCATCGAGGCGGCCACGCTGTTCGGCAACAAGTACGTGTCGTTGAGCGCCCCGGAAAACCCGTCGCGGCAGCGGATCTCGCCCCGCGACGTGATCGACGCGCGGTCGGTGACCACCGAATTCAACACCCTGTTCGAGACGGTCACCTCGATCGCGGAGAAGGTGAGCCCGATCGAGCTCAACGCGACGCTGTCCGCGCTGGCGCAGGCGCTGGACGGGCTGGGCGGCAAGTTCGGCGAATCCATCGTCAACGGCAATCAGATTCTGGCGCAGCTGAATCCGCGAATGCCGCAGATCCGCTACGACGTGCGCCGCCTGGCCGACCTGGCCGGCGCGTACACCAAGGCCGCACCCGACCTGTTGGACTTCCTGTCCAACGCGGTGACCACCGCGCGGACGCTGACCCGGCAACAGGGCGACCTGGACGCCGCGCTGCTGGCGGCCGTCGGCGTGGGCCACGAGGGCGAGGACATCTTCGCCCGCGGCGGACCGTACCTGGCGCGCGGGGCCGCGGACCTGGTGCCCACCGCCGAGCTGCTCGACACCTACAGCCCCGAACTGTTCTGCATGATCCGCAATTTCCACGACGCCGCCCCTGAGGTCGCCAAAGCGGCCGGCGGCAACGGCTATTCGCTGGCGGCGGCCGGATCGATCGTCGGCGCGCCGAATCCCTATGTGTACCCGGACAACCTGCCGCGGGTGAACGCGCACGGCGGCCCGGGCGGGCGGCCCGGCTGCTGGCAGAAGATCACCCGGGACCTGTGGCCCGCGCCGTATCTGGTGATGGACACCGGCGCCAGCCTGGCTCCTTACAACCACCTCGAGATCGGTCAGCCGCTGGCCACCGAATTCGTCTGGGGCCGCCAGTACGGGGAGAACACGATCAACCCATGA
- a CDS encoding TVP38/TMEM64 family protein yields MDDQDASDAPASRRAHILRLAVFAGFLAVVFYLVAVARVIDVGEIRAVVSATGPAAPLTYVVASALAGALFVPGSILAAGSGLLFGPLLGVFVTLGATVGTATAASFVGRRAGRDSARALLGPARADRVDALIGRGGLWAVVGQRFVPGISDALASYAFGAFGVPLWQMAVGAFIGSAPRAFAYTALGASIGNRSSLLAYAAVAVWCVSAIVGAFAAHRGYRQWRDRPRDEGA; encoded by the coding sequence ATGGACGACCAGGACGCTTCCGACGCCCCGGCATCGCGGCGGGCTCACATCCTGCGCCTCGCCGTGTTCGCCGGCTTTCTGGCCGTGGTGTTCTATCTGGTGGCGGTGGCGCGGGTGATCGACGTCGGCGAGATCCGGGCCGTGGTGTCGGCCACCGGCCCGGCCGCGCCGCTGACCTACGTGGTGGCCTCGGCGCTCGCCGGCGCGTTGTTCGTGCCGGGCTCGATACTGGCCGCCGGCAGTGGGCTGCTGTTCGGTCCGCTGCTGGGCGTCTTCGTGACGCTGGGCGCGACGGTGGGCACCGCGACCGCCGCGAGTTTCGTCGGCCGGCGGGCCGGCCGCGACAGCGCCCGGGCGCTGCTGGGCCCGGCGCGGGCCGATCGCGTCGACGCCCTGATCGGGCGCGGCGGCCTGTGGGCGGTCGTCGGGCAGCGCTTCGTCCCCGGCATCTCGGATGCGCTGGCCTCCTACGCCTTCGGGGCGTTCGGAGTTCCGTTGTGGCAGATGGCCGTTGGCGCGTTCATCGGTTCGGCCCCGCGCGCCTTTGCCTACACCGCGCTGGGTGCCTCGATCGGGAATCGGTCCTCGCTGCTGGCTTATGCCGCGGTCGCGGTGTGGTGCGTGAGCGCGATCGTCGGCGCGTTCGCCGCGCATCGCGGCTACCGACAGTGGCGCGACCGACCCAGGGACGAGGGCGCCTGA
- a CDS encoding virulence factor Mce family protein: MRRVAVAGRRALVVALAAMLTSCTWRGIADVPLPVGRGTGGDHMTIYVQMPDTLALNTNSRVRVADVWVGTVRAITLKDWVATLRLDLDPGVRLPANATAKIGQTSLLGTQHVELAAPKNPSAQRLKSGDTILLQNSSAYPTVERTLASVAVILNGGGIANLDAIQTEVLNILDGHAGQIREFLGRLDTFVTELSRQRDDLTRAIDSSNELLTVFANRRDTLDRVLTELPPLIRHFADTRELFADATESLGRFGDAADWALTDTRANLYRSLLSLQRPLRQLVPAAPFVAGALKLGLTAPFNIDDVAQVIRGDYVNVSAALDLTLSTIDNTMLTGTGLSGALRALEQSWGRDPATMIPDVRYTPNPNDAPGGPLVERGE; encoded by the coding sequence ATGCGCCGGGTCGCCGTCGCGGGGCGGCGCGCGCTGGTGGTCGCGCTGGCGGCGATGTTGACGTCGTGCACCTGGCGGGGGATCGCCGACGTGCCGCTGCCGGTCGGCCGCGGCACCGGCGGCGACCACATGACGATCTACGTGCAGATGCCCGACACGTTGGCGCTGAACACCAACAGCCGGGTCCGGGTGGCCGACGTGTGGGTCGGCACGGTACGTGCCATCACCCTCAAGGATTGGGTCGCCACGCTGAGGCTGGACCTCGATCCGGGCGTGCGGCTACCGGCCAACGCCACCGCGAAGATCGGCCAGACCAGCCTGCTGGGCACCCAGCACGTCGAGCTGGCCGCGCCGAAAAACCCGTCCGCGCAACGATTGAAGAGCGGCGACACCATCCTGCTGCAGAACTCGTCGGCCTATCCCACCGTCGAACGGACGCTGGCCAGCGTCGCGGTGATCCTCAACGGCGGCGGCATCGCCAACCTCGACGCCATCCAGACCGAGGTGCTCAACATCCTCGACGGGCATGCCGGGCAGATCCGCGAATTCCTCGGCCGGCTGGACACTTTCGTCACCGAGCTGAGCCGCCAACGCGACGATCTGACCCGGGCGATCGATTCGAGCAACGAACTACTGACCGTGTTCGCCAACCGCAGGGACACCCTGGATCGGGTGCTGACCGAGCTGCCGCCGTTGATCCGGCATTTCGCCGACACCCGCGAACTTTTCGCCGACGCCACCGAATCGCTGGGCCGATTCGGCGACGCGGCCGACTGGGCGCTCACCGACACCCGGGCCAACCTCTACCGCAGCCTGCTGTCGCTGCAACGGCCGTTGCGCCAGCTCGTCCCGGCCGCCCCGTTCGTGGCCGGCGCGTTGAAGCTGGGGCTGACGGCCCCGTTCAACATCGACGACGTCGCCCAGGTGATCCGCGGCGACTACGTCAACGTCTCGGCCGCCCTCGACCTGACGCTGTCCACCATCGACAACACCATGCTCACCGGCACCGGCCTGTCCGGCGCGCTGCGCGCGCTCGAGCAGTCCTGGGGGCGCGACCCCGCCACGATGATCCCCGACGTCCGCTACACGCCCAACCCCAACGACGCCCCGGGCGGACCGCTGGTGGAAAGGGGCGAATGA